Part of the Myxococcus fulvus genome, GCGGCGCTGCTGCTCGCGCACGAGCGGCGCGTGCGAGGCGTTGACGGGCGGGATGAGCAGCGGGACGTCGTCCTCGTAGCGGAAGGCGCTCGCGGCGGAGAAGACGGGGATGTCCCGGGCCAGCCGCGGCTCGAGCTCCTTGGCGACGTCTGCCTCCACGGCGGAGAAGACCAGGTCGTAGTCCTTGGCCTGGAGCGCGTCGCCGCTGATCACCTGCATGCGGGCGATTTCGGGCGAGAGCGGCTCGGAGACGAACCACGCCGTCATGCCGTTGGCCGTGCGCAGGGCGTCCCCGTAGGATTTGCCCGCCGAGCGAGGCGACGCGGCCAGGCCGGTCAGCTCGATGAACGGGTGGTTCCTGAGGGCGGCGATGAACTGCTGACCCGCGAGTCCGGTGGCGCCGATGAGGGCGGCACGAAGCTTGGCCATGGGAACGGTTCTCCAAGGGAGGAAGTCCGCCGCTCCATACACCCTTTGACGACGCACCGCATCCCGGAGAAACCTAACGGTGCAGGCCCGCCACCTGGGCACGGACGTGACGCTCGGTGGGATAGCCCCCGCGAATCCAGGCGGGGAGACCTCCGTCGAGGCAGACGGCCTCCCGCCCGTGCATGCGCAGCAGGCGACAGACGCGGCGCACATCCGAGCCGTCCGGCGAGCCGCCACAGAGGACGATGAGCTCGTCGTCGGGCAGCATCCGGTGGTCCCGGGCCACTTCCGTGGGCAACATCCTCAGGGCACCGGGGATGTGCAGGTCGTGGTGCTCCCAGTCGAAGGGTGCCCGGCAGTCGATGACGAGCAGTTCGTCATCTCCCAGGCGCAGGTACAGCTCGGTACACAGGATGGTGGGCTCCACCAACACCTCCGCGGGGGCTCTCGGGTCTCAACCCGGAGCCCCCAGGGCCTCTTCCGCCCCGCCTGGTCGCCTGCCCCTCCCCTGTGTCCCGAGCGCCCTACAGGCCGAGCTGCTTGGCGATGATTTCGTTCATCACCTCACTGGCACCGCCGCCGATGGGCCCCAGGCGGGCGTCGCGCCAGTGACGCTGGATGTCGTACTCCATCATGTAGCCGGCGCCGCCGTGGAGCTGGAGGCACTCGTCCGCGACGCGGCACGCCGTCTCGGTGGCCACCTTCTTGGCCATGGACGTCTGGGCCACGGCCCACTCCCCCGCCGCGTGCAGCCGGAGCGCGTGGTAGGTGAGCTGGCGCGCGCACTCGCGGGCGGTGAACAGGTCCGCGAGCTTGTGCCGCACCACCTGCATCTGGCTGAGCGACTGGCCGAAG contains:
- a CDS encoding rhodanese-like domain-containing protein, giving the protein MEPTILCTELYLRLGDDELLVIDCRAPFDWEHHDLHIPGALRMLPTEVARDHRMLPDDELIVLCGGSPDGSDVRRVCRLLRMHGREAVCLDGGLPAWIRGGYPTERHVRAQVAGLHR